A genomic window from Silvibacterium dinghuense includes:
- a CDS encoding peptidase → MTYCLGILTHQGLVMASDSRSNAGFDQVNVCRKMHTFVHPGERAFAILASGSLSLTQSVIALLRDAFDAGEGLAKAESFYAAARVVGDCIRRVSELDRAALERDGFSFNINLLLGGQVKGERPALSLIYPQGNPLSATHDSPYLQIGEVKYGRPILDRGIVSGTTTLEDAAKYALLSFDATMRSNLTVGPPIEVLLYENDKLEFDRYRRFPADDPELQQIHRQWEQSLRRAVEELPAVEFNSCLP, encoded by the coding sequence GTGACGTACTGCCTCGGGATACTGACCCATCAGGGCCTGGTGATGGCCTCCGACTCTCGCTCCAACGCCGGCTTCGATCAAGTGAATGTCTGCCGCAAGATGCACACCTTCGTGCATCCCGGCGAACGCGCTTTCGCGATCCTCGCCAGCGGCAGCCTGTCTCTCACCCAGTCAGTCATCGCCCTGCTGCGCGACGCCTTCGATGCCGGAGAAGGCCTGGCAAAGGCCGAATCCTTCTATGCCGCGGCCCGCGTTGTCGGCGACTGCATCCGCCGTGTCTCGGAGCTGGATCGGGCGGCGCTCGAGCGCGATGGATTCAGCTTCAACATCAACCTGCTGCTCGGCGGCCAGGTCAAAGGCGAGCGGCCGGCGCTCTCACTCATCTATCCCCAGGGCAATCCCCTGAGTGCTACGCACGATTCGCCTTACCTGCAGATCGGCGAGGTGAAGTATGGCCGGCCGATCCTCGACCGGGGCATCGTCTCCGGCACGACCACGCTCGAGGACGCAGCCAAGTACGCGCTGCTCTCCTTCGACGCCACCATGCGCTCGAATCTGACCGTCGGACCGCCGATCGAGGTTCTTCTCTACGAAAACGACAAGCTGGAATTCGACCGCTACCGCCGCTTCCCGGCCGACGATCCGGAGCTGCAACAGATCCACCGGCAATGGGAGCAGTCCCTGCGCCGCGCTGTTGAAGAGCTGCCCGCGGTGGAGTTCAATTCGTGTTTGCCGTAG
- the gcvH gene encoding glycine cleavage system protein GcvH: MAYPEKYKYTKEHEWIEVAGNIGTVGITDYAQNSLGDIVFVEAPKVGDKVTKGASFGSVESVKAVSELFSPVTGTVTEVNAELHDSPEDLNTEPHTAWIIKVELSDASELDALLSAADYEAFIAEETGH, encoded by the coding sequence ATGGCTTATCCCGAAAAGTACAAGTACACCAAGGAACACGAGTGGATCGAGGTTGCCGGCAACATCGGCACCGTGGGCATCACCGACTACGCGCAGAACTCGCTCGGCGACATCGTTTTCGTCGAAGCGCCGAAGGTGGGTGACAAGGTCACCAAGGGCGCGAGCTTCGGCAGCGTCGAGTCGGTGAAGGCTGTCTCGGAGCTGTTCTCGCCGGTGACCGGCACGGTGACCGAGGTCAATGCCGAACTGCACGATTCGCCGGAGGATCTCAACACCGAACCCCACACGGCCTGGATCATCAAGGTCGAGTTGAGCGATGCTTCCGAGCTCGATGCGCTGCTCTCCGCCGCCGACTATGAGGCCTTCATCGCCGAAGAGACCGGCCACTAA
- the gcvT gene encoding glycine cleavage system aminomethyltransferase GcvT, whose translation MATSAPAALRKTALNAVHRRSGAKMVDFGGWDMPVEYSGLIAEHMAVRTGVGLFDVSHMGDIQLRGPESLAAVQQFSMNDASKLQVGQAQYSAMLYPNGTFVDDVIVHKLSDNDYLIVINAGTREKDYQWIRTQAQKFHCHVSDYSDYYTQLAIQGPRAAETLAKLTNVDLSTVKNYWFTYGTVCGLPNTLIARTGYTGEDGFEIYVPSDEATSERVWNEVLEAGKEFGIIPCGLGARNTLRLESAMALYGHEISETINVFEAGLGRYAKLEKGPFTGSEALEKINAEGGPQRKLVGLEMIERGIARDGYPVLDASGVKIGEVTSGSPSPFLKKNIALAYVPVELAQMDGEVAVEIRGNAVKARIVPTPFYRRPKKQA comes from the coding sequence TTGGCTACTTCCGCACCCGCCGCGCTTCGTAAAACTGCCCTCAACGCCGTGCATCGCCGCTCGGGCGCGAAGATGGTCGACTTCGGCGGCTGGGATATGCCGGTCGAGTACTCCGGCCTGATCGCCGAGCACATGGCGGTGCGCACCGGCGTCGGCCTCTTCGACGTGAGCCACATGGGCGACATCCAGCTGCGCGGACCGGAATCGCTGGCCGCGGTGCAGCAGTTCTCGATGAATGACGCCTCGAAACTGCAGGTAGGCCAGGCGCAGTATTCGGCCATGCTCTACCCGAACGGCACCTTCGTGGACGACGTGATCGTGCACAAGCTGAGCGACAACGATTATCTGATCGTGATCAACGCCGGTACTCGCGAGAAGGACTACCAGTGGATCAGGACGCAGGCGCAGAAGTTCCACTGCCACGTGAGCGATTACAGCGATTACTACACGCAGCTGGCCATCCAGGGGCCGCGCGCGGCCGAGACGCTGGCCAAGCTGACCAACGTGGACCTGAGCACGGTCAAGAACTACTGGTTCACCTACGGCACGGTCTGCGGCCTGCCGAACACGCTGATCGCCCGCACCGGCTACACGGGTGAAGACGGCTTCGAGATCTACGTGCCTTCCGACGAAGCCACCAGCGAGCGCGTGTGGAACGAGGTGCTCGAAGCAGGCAAGGAGTTCGGCATCATCCCCTGCGGCCTGGGCGCGCGCAACACGCTGCGTCTGGAGTCGGCGATGGCGCTCTACGGCCACGAGATCTCCGAGACGATCAATGTCTTTGAAGCGGGCCTCGGCCGTTATGCCAAGCTCGAAAAGGGACCGTTCACCGGCTCCGAAGCACTCGAGAAGATCAACGCGGAAGGCGGCCCGCAGCGCAAGCTGGTCGGCCTCGAGATGATCGAGCGCGGTATCGCCCGCGACGGTTACCCGGTGCTCGACGCGAGCGGTGTGAAGATCGGTGAGGTTACCAGCGGCTCGCCTTCACCCTTCCTCAAGAAGAACATCGCCCTGGCCTATGTGCCGGTAGAACTGGCGCAGATGGATGGCGAGGTCGCGGTCGAGATTCGTGGCAATGCTGTGAAGGCGCGCATTGTGCCGACACCGTTTTATCGTCGTCCTAAGAAACAGGCGTAA
- the gcvPA gene encoding aminomethyl-transferring glycine dehydrogenase subunit GcvPA, which yields MRYLPKSDAERVAMLREIGASSIDELFAVIPEEYRFTRDLSIPRQFGESEIVDHFKAASAQSANGYASFLGAGAYRHYRPVVIDSLVQRGEFLTSYTPYQAEITQGTLQAIFEFQTMICELTGMDIANASMYDGSTGAAEAVMMAVRITGRDGVLVAKTVHPEYREVMHTYAQHQGHEASEVAYYPEGHAQAGRVDLEALEQAVTEKTACVLVQSPNFFGIAEDIPAIADIAHKKGALLIVSIAEAVSLGIMRPPVEADIVSIEAQSFGVALSYGGPYCGVLAAKEKYLRQMPGRLVGETKDTEGRRGFVLTLSTREQHIRREKATSNICTNQALVALMATIFLTVYGKQGMRELALQNLAKAKYAADTIGSKGKLLFANTPRFHEFVLQSDETAEALNARLLDKKIIGGLSLAKWYPELGNATLWCATELTTREQIDAAAAAIAG from the coding sequence ATGCGTTATCTTCCCAAGTCCGATGCCGAGCGTGTAGCGATGCTGCGCGAGATCGGCGCCTCCTCGATCGACGAGCTCTTCGCCGTCATTCCAGAGGAGTACCGCTTTACGCGCGATCTCTCCATTCCGCGCCAGTTCGGCGAGTCCGAGATTGTCGATCACTTCAAGGCTGCATCCGCGCAGAGCGCGAACGGCTATGCGAGCTTCCTGGGCGCAGGCGCGTATCGCCACTATCGCCCGGTGGTCATCGATTCGCTGGTGCAGCGCGGCGAGTTCCTGACCTCGTACACGCCCTACCAGGCGGAGATCACGCAGGGCACGCTGCAGGCCATCTTCGAGTTCCAGACGATGATCTGCGAGCTGACCGGCATGGATATCGCGAATGCCTCGATGTACGACGGCTCGACCGGCGCGGCGGAAGCGGTGATGATGGCTGTCCGCATCACCGGCCGCGATGGCGTGCTGGTGGCGAAGACCGTGCATCCCGAGTATCGCGAGGTGATGCACACCTACGCGCAGCACCAGGGACATGAAGCGAGCGAAGTTGCGTATTATCCCGAAGGCCACGCCCAGGCAGGCCGCGTCGATCTCGAAGCACTCGAGCAGGCTGTGACCGAGAAGACTGCGTGCGTGCTGGTGCAGTCGCCGAACTTCTTCGGCATCGCGGAAGATATCCCGGCTATCGCGGACATCGCGCACAAGAAGGGCGCGCTGCTCATCGTGTCGATTGCCGAAGCGGTTTCGCTCGGCATCATGCGTCCTCCGGTCGAAGCCGACATCGTCTCGATCGAAGCGCAGAGCTTTGGCGTGGCGCTGAGCTATGGCGGACCGTACTGCGGCGTGCTGGCGGCGAAGGAAAAGTATCTGCGCCAGATGCCGGGCCGCCTCGTGGGCGAGACCAAGGACACCGAAGGCCGCCGCGGCTTCGTGCTCACGCTTTCAACGCGTGAGCAGCATATCCGCCGCGAGAAGGCGACCTCGAACATCTGCACCAACCAGGCGCTTGTTGCGCTGATGGCGACCATCTTCCTCACCGTCTACGGCAAGCAGGGCATGCGCGAGCTGGCGCTGCAGAACCTGGCCAAGGCGAAGTACGCGGCTGACACCATCGGCAGCAAGGGCAAGCTGCTCTTCGCGAATACGCCGCGCTTCCATGAGTTCGTGCTGCAGAGCGATGAGACGGCAGAGGCGCTCAACGCTCGTCTGCTCGACAAGAAGATCATCGGTGGTCTCTCGCTCGCAAAGTGGTATCCCGAGCTGGGCAATGCGACGCTGTGGTGCGCGACCGAGCTGACCACGCGGGAACAGATTGACGCGGCTGCCGCTGCGATAGCTGGTTAG
- a CDS encoding CHAT domain-containing protein, which produces MRIPPERGYAQSSEWLAKLLDGSSTGEAEFWRAIGPDGFGPDCPSASEWERYFAGQLPASSAEALLHHAAECRGCGARLLFWSGTVHSDESPEERETLNGLGCMQPGWQAGMAQRLQDQPRRGGRVLLWGSMLGLAGAIAAGTLLFLFIGSNRAKSPEHLLAEAYAQDRTIELRIPLAGYAAVTPPQHTRGAGEEEHEPVPLLEARAAITQALLKSPEDPKLLLLEARADLLNQNYDSAIDTLRRLEVQNPKDVAVLTDLATAYQQRAVATDTATDRAAALDAIEQAARLAPQDPVVLYNEALLMEQVYQYLSAVDVWKKYLSVERDPEWHADGQRHLDAVTKRLAREQRNQSELTPYLATPEGMLHLARSPDLLAVHDEELSTVFLSRLLQSAFPLPSPTSKSPQLCDAVCSASLTLLRAVSSSIEARHHDRWLNDFLSGADKPGFAEAVEKLAASIDEGQHTRFSDGLRDAETAGKEFTAIGDQAGAIRAGLEMVFDDARLLDDRSCLTEAAGLPARNADDSYPWMAAQFWTDESSCHLQQNDFTAANASLDRALRISGHSGYGIVHLRALGFLASNEESQGDRAQAWKMSLEGLRTYWNGDYPAMRKMQFYGNLVYAEGNSERVHAETQLLREATHMLASMEMPQNLAANQMMLATAEIRAGEEVQGRADLAAGFRMSNEQGGWDRNTAETEISFAAAYQRAGDIASADGMLHRIPGNLDLGDNGDLEMRYALVQGEVALAQGQYQAAEQELSRARSFAEQGLASAVDDADREGWMEKVRPVYASLAQLALREGKPPEEVLSLWERYRLFSNGANPRRWCQDDHPACLSPAIEAFMQHLDGRVVVGTIRLDRSLLVWEMNGSGLRFREVALDPARFDLLCHAFAESVASSGSAESGIRALGTELVAQLLGPFAADLGHAQEVIFDLDDSMEYLPVNALPWRDSYLGLVLPVEEVRSLLRVAAPQDAERKSLVVGASMPAQADLVRLPEAQAEAATVAAMLPDARLLTGSQATPETMEKALPGAKLVHFAGHARMVEGATRLMLAAGGQDGAGTLDMREIPRHALASCRLFVLSACATGSREDRDLGDAADVARTLSADGVSQTVAAHWEVDSAASESLMKVFYAELAAGKTVSAAWMESERELSAQSGYHHPYFWASYSVFGMNRENLKELFQR; this is translated from the coding sequence ATGAGAATTCCCCCTGAGCGCGGTTATGCGCAGTCGTCCGAATGGCTGGCGAAGCTGTTGGACGGCTCGTCGACCGGCGAAGCTGAATTCTGGCGCGCCATCGGGCCGGATGGATTCGGCCCGGACTGCCCCTCCGCGTCGGAATGGGAGAGATATTTTGCAGGCCAGCTTCCGGCATCGTCTGCGGAAGCCCTGCTGCACCACGCCGCGGAATGCCGGGGATGCGGCGCGCGGCTCCTGTTCTGGTCGGGAACGGTGCATAGCGACGAATCTCCGGAAGAGCGGGAAACACTGAATGGCCTGGGCTGTATGCAGCCCGGCTGGCAGGCCGGGATGGCACAGCGTCTGCAGGACCAGCCCCGGCGTGGCGGCCGGGTGCTGCTATGGGGCTCGATGCTGGGTCTGGCCGGAGCGATTGCTGCCGGTACTCTGCTCTTTCTGTTCATCGGCAGCAACCGGGCCAAGTCCCCCGAGCACCTGCTGGCAGAGGCCTACGCGCAGGATCGCACCATCGAGCTGCGTATTCCTCTGGCCGGGTATGCAGCGGTGACTCCGCCACAGCACACCCGCGGCGCAGGCGAGGAAGAGCATGAGCCGGTGCCGTTGCTCGAGGCGCGGGCGGCGATCACCCAGGCGTTGCTCAAGTCGCCGGAAGACCCGAAGCTGTTACTGCTCGAGGCGCGCGCCGATCTGCTGAACCAGAATTACGACTCGGCCATCGATACGCTGCGGCGGCTTGAGGTGCAGAATCCGAAGGATGTTGCGGTGCTGACGGATCTGGCGACGGCCTACCAGCAGCGGGCCGTGGCCACGGATACGGCGACCGACCGGGCGGCGGCGCTGGACGCGATTGAGCAGGCGGCACGTCTGGCTCCGCAGGATCCCGTCGTGCTCTACAACGAAGCGCTGCTGATGGAGCAGGTCTATCAGTATCTGTCGGCCGTCGATGTCTGGAAGAAGTATCTGTCGGTCGAGCGCGATCCGGAATGGCATGCGGACGGCCAGCGGCATCTCGATGCTGTGACAAAGCGGCTGGCGCGGGAGCAGCGGAACCAGTCGGAGCTGACACCTTATCTCGCAACCCCCGAGGGCATGCTGCACCTGGCGCGAAGTCCGGATCTGCTGGCCGTTCATGACGAAGAGCTCTCTACTGTTTTCCTTTCCCGCCTGCTGCAATCCGCCTTTCCGCTTCCTTCCCCGACATCGAAATCTCCACAGCTTTGCGATGCTGTCTGCAGCGCATCCCTGACGCTGCTCCGTGCCGTCTCGTCTTCGATTGAGGCGCGGCATCACGACCGCTGGCTGAACGATTTTCTGTCCGGAGCGGACAAACCGGGCTTTGCCGAAGCCGTGGAGAAGCTGGCTGCGTCGATAGACGAGGGGCAGCATACGCGCTTCTCCGACGGGCTGAGGGATGCGGAAACAGCAGGGAAGGAATTCACGGCAATAGGGGATCAGGCCGGAGCCATCCGTGCCGGTCTCGAGATGGTCTTTGATGATGCGCGTCTGCTGGATGACCGCAGTTGCCTCACAGAGGCAGCGGGGTTGCCCGCGAGGAATGCGGACGATTCCTATCCGTGGATGGCGGCGCAGTTCTGGACGGACGAGTCTTCCTGTCATCTGCAGCAGAACGACTTTACGGCAGCCAATGCCAGTTTGGATCGTGCGCTACGGATCTCAGGGCATTCCGGGTATGGAATCGTGCACTTGCGCGCGCTGGGCTTTCTGGCCAGCAATGAGGAGTCGCAGGGCGATCGCGCCCAGGCCTGGAAGATGAGCCTCGAGGGGCTGCGGACATATTGGAACGGCGATTACCCGGCCATGCGCAAGATGCAGTTCTACGGCAACCTGGTCTATGCCGAAGGCAACTCGGAACGGGTGCATGCGGAGACCCAGCTGCTTCGCGAGGCAACCCATATGCTGGCATCGATGGAGATGCCGCAGAACCTTGCCGCCAACCAGATGATGCTGGCCACGGCGGAGATCCGTGCAGGAGAAGAGGTGCAGGGGCGTGCGGATCTTGCTGCGGGATTTCGCATGTCGAACGAGCAGGGGGGCTGGGATCGGAATACCGCTGAAACGGAGATCTCTTTTGCCGCCGCCTACCAGAGGGCTGGCGATATTGCCTCCGCGGACGGGATGCTCCATCGGATTCCTGGGAACCTGGATCTCGGTGACAACGGAGATCTGGAGATGCGCTACGCCCTGGTACAGGGAGAGGTCGCGCTTGCGCAGGGCCAATACCAGGCGGCCGAGCAGGAGCTCTCCCGCGCCCGGTCGTTCGCAGAGCAGGGACTCGCTTCCGCTGTAGATGACGCAGACCGGGAAGGCTGGATGGAAAAGGTGCGCCCGGTCTACGCCTCTTTGGCTCAACTGGCCTTACGCGAAGGAAAGCCTCCGGAGGAGGTGCTATCGCTCTGGGAGCGATACCGCCTGTTTTCGAACGGCGCCAACCCGCGCCGGTGGTGCCAGGATGACCATCCTGCCTGCCTCTCTCCCGCGATCGAAGCATTCATGCAACATCTCGACGGGCGCGTGGTCGTTGGAACGATCCGTCTGGACCGCTCGCTTCTGGTCTGGGAGATGAACGGCTCCGGGCTTCGCTTTCGAGAGGTCGCACTCGATCCGGCCCGCTTCGATCTGCTCTGCCATGCATTTGCCGAGTCGGTGGCTTCATCCGGCAGCGCGGAGAGCGGCATCCGCGCCCTCGGTACGGAACTGGTTGCACAGCTCCTGGGGCCCTTCGCCGCCGATCTGGGACATGCGCAGGAAGTGATTTTCGACCTCGATGACAGCATGGAGTATCTGCCTGTCAATGCGCTGCCCTGGCGCGATAGCTACCTTGGGCTGGTGTTGCCAGTCGAAGAGGTGCGCTCGCTGCTGCGTGTTGCAGCGCCGCAGGATGCCGAGAGAAAGAGCCTTGTCGTGGGTGCTTCGATGCCGGCTCAGGCCGATCTGGTGCGCCTTCCGGAGGCGCAGGCGGAAGCGGCTACGGTTGCGGCGATGCTGCCGGATGCCAGATTGCTGACAGGTTCTCAGGCGACACCCGAGACGATGGAAAAGGCTCTCCCAGGTGCGAAGCTGGTTCATTTTGCCGGGCACGCCAGGATGGTGGAGGGAGCGACGCGGTTGATGCTGGCCGCAGGCGGACAGGATGGTGCCGGGACATTGGATATGCGCGAGATTCCGCGCCACGCACTCGCTTCCTGCCGTCTCTTTGTTCTTTCCGCCTGCGCGACGGGCAGCAGGGAGGACCGCGACCTGGGCGATGCGGCGGATGTGGCGCGTACCCTCTCTGCCGATGGCGTCTCGCAGACTGTCGCTGCGCACTGGGAAGTGGATTCGGCTGCTTCCGAATCGCTGATGAAGGTGTTTTATGCAGAACTTGCGGCGGGTAAGACTGTTTCCGCAGCATGGATGGAGTCTGAGCGGGAATTGAGCGCGCAGTCCGGATATCACCACCCGTACTTCTGGGCCTCCTATTCCGTTTTTGGCATGAACAGGGAAAACCTCAAGGAGCTGTTTCAACGATGA
- a CDS encoding RNA polymerase sigma factor codes for MTANDLALRCAAGAKAEEWEEFVRRFTRPIARSVLRVARQWGENSSAVVDDIVQDVFLKFCEDDRRLLREFEPRFADSFLAYARVISAQVANDHFRRKNTQKRGDGRPEEELTEFHAPVFHAPVFSDVEWLDRSILLSEIDRALTANSRGTGNMHRTIFWLHYQQGMTANAIAALPGVSLSVKGVESALHRMLSYLRANMQTPSPARTANFHADEGISTHPAVQKSEWI; via the coding sequence GTGACTGCGAACGACCTGGCTTTGCGCTGTGCCGCTGGGGCAAAGGCCGAGGAGTGGGAAGAGTTTGTACGCCGCTTCACCCGGCCCATTGCTCGCTCGGTACTTCGTGTCGCCCGGCAATGGGGAGAGAACTCTTCCGCGGTCGTCGATGACATCGTTCAGGATGTCTTTCTGAAGTTCTGCGAGGATGACCGGCGTCTGCTCCGGGAGTTTGAGCCGCGTTTTGCCGACTCCTTTCTTGCTTATGCAAGAGTCATCAGTGCACAGGTCGCCAATGATCACTTCCGGCGCAAGAATACACAGAAGCGGGGAGACGGCCGGCCGGAAGAAGAGCTTACCGAGTTCCATGCCCCGGTCTTTCACGCCCCGGTCTTTTCCGATGTGGAATGGCTGGATCGCAGCATCCTTCTGAGTGAGATCGATCGGGCTCTCACGGCAAATAGCCGCGGGACCGGCAACATGCATCGCACCATCTTCTGGCTCCATTACCAGCAGGGCATGACGGCAAATGCCATCGCGGCGCTGCCGGGTGTTTCACTTTCCGTGAAAGGCGTAGAAAGCGCACTGCACCGGATGCTGAGCTATCTTCGGGCCAATATGCAGACGCCGTCTCCGGCGCGGACAGCTAATTTTCACGCGGACGAAGGGATTTCCACGCATCCTGCGGTTCAGAAAAGTGAGTGGATATGA
- the tatA gene encoding twin-arginine translocase TatA/TatE family subunit: protein MLDNLFTPTHLIIILVIALLIFGPRKLPELGKGLGEGLKGFKDGIKGNPDAAKQDNVAKTEATPQAK, encoded by the coding sequence ATGCTCGACAATCTGTTCACGCCCACCCACCTGATCATCATCCTGGTCATCGCTCTGCTCATCTTCGGACCGCGCAAGCTGCCCGAGCTCGGCAAGGGCCTGGGCGAAGGGCTCAAGGGCTTCAAGGACGGCATCAAGGGCAACCCCGACGCCGCCAAGCAGGACAACGTCGCCAAGACCGAAGCGACCCCGCAGGCCAAGTAG